GTTGGTAGACGGAGGATATTCGGCAGGCCGCGTGTTTCAATCAAAAACCATTTAGGAGATTTGGTATAGGAACGAGACGTTTATGTTTTTACAAGAAAAACAAGACGAAATGCTAGAAAACTTAAGATTACTAGTAGAACAGGAGTCACCTTCCAGAAACAAAGTGTTAACGGATCAAGTGGCGGAACGGGAATTTTACAGCCCCGATTGCTCCTACCATTGATGGTCTAGGTGCGATTGGAGATGGGGCCCATGCGAATTATGAACATCTTGTAATATCTGAAATGCCGATCCGTAGCGCCTTGGTTTCCTTATTAATAGAAAGATTTGCAAATAATAATTTTTAAATATTCTGTCAACAGGAGGTATATGATTTTGAAAACACATATAGCTAATCTTATTGCTGACCTTATGAATGAGGTTAATGAAATTTTTCTTATGGAATATAACAGGCAGATTGCTAGAGAAGTTCGGCTTTCCGGCACACCAGAAGAATTACGGGCTTTTGAATATGTAAAACAAACGTTAGATGGGTTTGGACTTTCTACAAAGCTAATGTTTTCCAACGCTTATATAAGTTTACCGGGAAATGCTGAGCTGCGGGTAAACGGTACTGTATTTCCGTGTATTACTCATTCCATGTCTACGCCTACTTCTGATGATGGAATTCTAGGAGAACTTGTCTATGTTAGTAAGGGATTTTACGCAGACTATAAGGACATTGATGCCAAAGGGAAAACTGTTCTTATAGATGGGCTTGCAGTTCCCGGTGCGGTAAAAATTGCACAGGAGATGGGAGCCGCTGCAGCCCTATTTATTAATGCCAAGTATACACATGAGATGATTGTATCTCCAGTTTGGGGGAATCCGACACCTGAAACCGTTAATAACTTGCCGAAAATACCTGTAGTTTCAGTTAATCATGCAAATGGAGATGCGATAAAGGGGATTTTGGAACAAAGTGATAATCAGAAAACAAATGTATGGTTGAAAACACAAGTGGATACTGATTGGCGTCAGATACCAACATTAATTGCAGAAATTCCAGGATCTGTTGAACCTGATAAATATGTTTTGTTTAGCGGTCATATTGATTCATGGCACTATGGGGCAATGGATAATGGTTCTGCAAATGCGACTATGGTAGAAGTAGCCCGTATTTTGTCTAAACAGCGCAACAAACTTCGTAGATCTTTGCGTTTTGCTTTTTGGTCTGGACATTCCCACGGTCGCTATGCCGGTTCTACGTGGTATTGTGATCAGAATTGGGAAGATCTTTATGAAAACTGCGTTTTACATGTCAATATTGATTCGGTTGGTGCCAAAGGGGCAACAGTATTAAGCGAATCCAATTGTATGGCTGAAACTAAAGATTTGGCAGCGAGTGTCGTAGGATTGCTCGCGAATGAGGAATATCAGGGTACTCGCTATGGGAGAGCAGGTGACCAATCTTTTTGGGGAACCGGTACCCCGTCCATCTTTATGGGTCTTTCTGAACAACCTGCCTCGTTGGATCCTTCTGCAACGGCGTTTGCACAATTGTTCGGCGGAGGAAAAGCGGGTGGTTTTGGTTGGTGGTGGCATACAACAGAGGATACTTTGGATAAAATTGATCCAGAATTTTTAAAACGAGATTGTAAAATTTATGTAGCCGCAATTGTTCGTGCATGCTCGGAAGATTTGATTCCGCTCAATCAAGCTGCTGCAATTCAAGAATTAGCAGGGTATTTAAAAGATTACCAGTTGAAAGTCGAAGGTAAGCTAGATTTGAATAAAATCTT
Above is a window of Fodinisporobacter ferrooxydans DNA encoding:
- a CDS encoding M28 family peptidase; this translates as MILKTHIANLIADLMNEVNEIFLMEYNRQIAREVRLSGTPEELRAFEYVKQTLDGFGLSTKLMFSNAYISLPGNAELRVNGTVFPCITHSMSTPTSDDGILGELVYVSKGFYADYKDIDAKGKTVLIDGLAVPGAVKIAQEMGAAAALFINAKYTHEMIVSPVWGNPTPETVNNLPKIPVVSVNHANGDAIKGILEQSDNQKTNVWLKTQVDTDWRQIPTLIAEIPGSVEPDKYVLFSGHIDSWHYGAMDNGSANATMVEVARILSKQRNKLRRSLRFAFWSGHSHGRYAGSTWYCDQNWEDLYENCVLHVNIDSVGAKGATVLSESNCMAETKDLAASVVGLLANEEYQGTRYGRAGDQSFWGTGTPSIFMGLSEQPASLDPSATAFAQLFGGGKAGGFGWWWHTTEDTLDKIDPEFLKRDCKIYVAAIVRACSEDLIPLNQAAAIQELAGYLKDYQLKVEGKLDLNKILNRITSLEKQVIDVYQLADANALSAYQIHLINDWIMELSRILVPLNYVKGSIFDHDVALKQPPIPSLAELHRLAEVEVGTNEYYMLVTLLTRRINEINFDLKRANRITEELLSNLNRAGAKVLS